A stretch of Microbulbifer sp. SAOS-129_SWC DNA encodes these proteins:
- the adk gene encoding adenylate kinase, with protein sequence MRIILLGAPGAGKGTQAQFITEKFGIPQISTGDMLRAAVKAGTPLGLQAKGVMEAGKLVSDDLIIALVKERIAQPDCANGFLFDGFPRTIPQAQALLDAEVSIDHVLEIAVDDEEIVKRLSGRRVHEGSGRVYHVIYNPPKQDGVDDETGEPLIQRSDDTEDTVRNRLSVYHEQTEPLVGFYRELAERAPESAPKYSRVEGVGSMVDIREMVNTALT encoded by the coding sequence ATGCGAATTATTCTCTTGGGGGCGCCGGGGGCCGGCAAAGGCACTCAGGCTCAGTTCATTACAGAGAAATTCGGCATCCCGCAGATTTCCACCGGTGATATGCTGCGCGCGGCTGTGAAGGCGGGCACTCCGCTCGGCCTGCAGGCAAAAGGTGTGATGGAGGCCGGCAAGCTGGTGTCCGACGACCTGATCATCGCCCTGGTCAAAGAGCGCATCGCGCAGCCGGATTGCGCCAACGGATTCCTGTTCGACGGTTTCCCTCGCACCATCCCCCAGGCACAGGCTCTACTGGATGCTGAAGTCTCCATCGATCACGTGCTGGAAATCGCCGTGGACGACGAGGAAATCGTCAAGCGCCTGTCCGGGCGCCGCGTTCATGAAGGTTCCGGCCGTGTCTATCACGTCATCTATAATCCGCCGAAACAGGATGGCGTTGACGACGAGACCGGCGAGCCGCTGATTCAGCGCAGTGACGACACCGAAGACACGGTGCGCAACCGCCTGTCGGTTTACCATGAGCAGACAGAACCGCTGGTGGGTTTCTACCGCGAACTGGCCGAACGAGCGCCGGAATCCGCGCCTAAATACAGCCGGGTTGAGGGTGTGGGCTCGATGGTCGACATTCGCGAGATGGTAAATACTGCACTGACCTGA
- the tsaB gene encoding tRNA (adenosine(37)-N6)-threonylcarbamoyltransferase complex dimerization subunit type 1 TsaB encodes MKILALDTTSGACSVALHCDGHTFEQFVAAERDHTRRLLPMVDAVLAEAGIGLRQLDALAVSRGPGSFTGLRIAISCTQGLAFAAELPVVPVSSLAALAAGSRRAHPEWQSGAIVAALDARMQQVYWGIYADACPHDSLLPEAVADPQRVLEALQQSELPAPLYGAGPGWHYDALSVAPLASVDLQAAIHAREIADLALPLWQKGEAVGAEALEPLYLRNEVTWQKRQKIRS; translated from the coding sequence GTGAAGATTCTCGCCCTGGATACCACTTCCGGCGCCTGTTCCGTGGCTCTGCACTGCGACGGGCACACGTTCGAGCAATTTGTCGCCGCAGAGCGCGACCACACCCGCCGCCTGCTACCAATGGTGGATGCGGTACTGGCCGAGGCCGGTATCGGTCTGCGGCAGCTGGACGCGCTGGCGGTGAGTCGCGGCCCGGGCTCCTTTACCGGCCTGCGTATTGCCATCAGCTGTACCCAGGGGCTGGCGTTCGCCGCCGAACTTCCGGTAGTGCCGGTTTCCAGCCTCGCCGCACTGGCGGCGGGCAGTCGCCGCGCACACCCGGAGTGGCAGTCGGGGGCGATTGTCGCAGCGCTGGATGCGCGCATGCAGCAGGTCTACTGGGGGATTTATGCCGACGCTTGCCCCCATGACAGTCTGTTACCCGAGGCGGTTGCCGATCCACAGCGTGTGCTCGAGGCGCTGCAACAGTCCGAACTGCCCGCACCGCTGTACGGCGCAGGCCCCGGCTGGCACTACGACGCACTGTCTGTGGCGCCACTGGCGAGCGTCGACCTGCAGGCGGCGATTCACGCGCGGGAAATCGCCGATCTGGCGCTGCCGCTGTGGCAAAAGGGGGAGGCCGTTGGCGCCGAGGCGCTGGAGCCGCTCTATCTTCGCAATGAAGTGACCTGGCAAAAACGACAAAAAATCCGCTCTTAA
- the hemH gene encoding ferrochelatase: MTTAVILMNLGSPAEPTAAGVRTFLRDFLSDPRVVEIPRPLWLAILHGLVLPLRPRRIAPAYAQIWNESFDGEPVQGSPLAHYTRRQAELLQVRLAETRPDVTVSYAMTYGGPSLDAEVARLRRQGIDSFLVLPLYPQYSATTTGAIYDQVADIFRNSRDIPDITVVREYYRHPLYIRALANSVRDLWEKRGAPERLLLSFHGIPKANINKGDPYYRHCCDTAEQLAAELELERDRWQVSFQSRFGKAEWLQPYTDKTLIEMGRSGVHSVDVICPAFAADCLETLEEISVENHANFIDAGGREFRYIPALNAREDHIEALAAIAREKLPAKL, translated from the coding sequence ATGACTACAGCCGTTATTCTGATGAACCTGGGGAGTCCAGCGGAACCCACAGCCGCCGGCGTGCGGACTTTTTTGCGCGATTTTCTCTCGGACCCTCGTGTAGTCGAAATTCCCAGGCCATTGTGGCTGGCAATTCTGCACGGCCTGGTGCTGCCGCTGCGACCCCGGCGTATCGCGCCGGCCTATGCCCAAATCTGGAATGAAAGCTTCGATGGCGAGCCGGTGCAGGGTTCGCCGCTGGCTCACTACACCCGCCGTCAGGCGGAACTGCTGCAGGTGCGGCTGGCGGAAACGCGCCCGGATGTGACTGTCAGTTACGCAATGACCTACGGCGGTCCCAGCCTGGACGCAGAGGTGGCGCGCCTGCGCCGGCAGGGCATAGATTCCTTTCTGGTGCTGCCGCTGTACCCCCAGTACTCGGCAACAACCACGGGCGCCATCTACGATCAGGTGGCAGACATATTCCGCAATAGCCGGGATATTCCCGACATCACCGTCGTGCGGGAATATTACCGGCACCCGCTGTATATCCGCGCGCTGGCCAACTCCGTGCGTGATCTTTGGGAAAAGCGCGGTGCTCCAGAGCGGCTGCTGCTGTCCTTTCACGGAATCCCCAAGGCCAATATCAATAAGGGCGACCCCTATTACCGCCACTGCTGTGATACGGCGGAGCAATTGGCAGCGGAGCTGGAGCTGGAGCGCGATCGCTGGCAGGTGAGTTTTCAGTCCCGTTTCGGTAAAGCTGAATGGCTGCAGCCGTACACCGATAAAACCCTGATAGAAATGGGTAGATCCGGAGTGCACAGTGTCGATGTGATTTGTCCCGCGTTTGCCGCTGATTGCCTGGAAACACTCGAGGAAATTTCGGTAGAGAATCACGCTAATTTTATCGACGCCGGTGGGCGTGAATTCCGCTATATCCCCGCCCTGAATGCGCGCGAGGATCATATCGAGGCCCTGGCTGCGATCGCTCGCGAAAAACTGCCGGCAAAACTGTAA
- the mazG gene encoding nucleoside triphosphate pyrophosphohydrolase has protein sequence MPSDRYTVEDLLHLMARLRDPDGGCPWDLKQTFATIVPSTIEEAYEVAEAIEAEDFEHLHEELGDLLFQVIFYAQLGSEQQRFDFARIVDTLVRKLLRRHPHVFPSGELRGDNTAAPIDEAEVKQNWEAIKAAERGAKGEGGALDGVARGLPALTRAAKLQKRASRVGFDWPEIGGVLDKIEEELAELREALAADDSAAAREELGDLLFSCVNAARHLQVEPEAALRQCNRKFESRFSAVEAALAAEGRTPTDASLAELDQLWERAKRGN, from the coding sequence GTGCCAAGCGATAGATACACCGTCGAAGATCTGCTTCACCTGATGGCGCGGCTGCGCGACCCTGACGGCGGTTGCCCCTGGGACCTGAAGCAGACGTTCGCCACCATCGTGCCGTCTACCATCGAAGAGGCCTACGAAGTTGCCGAGGCCATCGAGGCCGAGGATTTCGAGCACCTGCACGAAGAGCTCGGCGACCTCCTGTTCCAGGTCATCTTTTACGCCCAGCTGGGTAGCGAGCAGCAGCGTTTCGATTTCGCCCGCATTGTCGACACCCTGGTGCGCAAACTGTTGCGCCGCCATCCACATGTGTTCCCCAGCGGTGAGCTCCGCGGCGATAACACCGCCGCGCCGATAGATGAGGCCGAAGTCAAGCAGAACTGGGAAGCGATCAAGGCCGCCGAGCGCGGTGCCAAAGGGGAAGGCGGTGCCCTCGACGGCGTGGCGCGCGGGCTGCCGGCGCTGACGCGTGCCGCCAAGCTGCAAAAGCGCGCCTCGCGGGTGGGCTTTGACTGGCCGGAGATCGGCGGTGTGCTGGACAAGATAGAGGAAGAGCTGGCCGAGCTGCGCGAGGCGCTGGCTGCGGACGACTCTGCGGCGGCCCGCGAGGAGCTGGGCGATCTGCTGTTCTCCTGTGTCAATGCCGCGCGCCACCTGCAGGTGGAGCCGGAGGCCGCATTGCGCCAGTGCAATCGCAAATTCGAAAGCCGCTTCAGCGCTGTCGAGGCCGCGCTGGCCGCCGAGGGCCGCACACCGACGGACGCCAGCCTGGCGGAACTGGATCAACTCTGGGAGCGGGCCAAGCGCGGCAACTGA